From Vigna radiata var. radiata cultivar VC1973A unplaced genomic scaffold, Vradiata_ver6 scaffold_153, whole genome shotgun sequence:
gccaaaatatttttgggctgatgcagtaagcactgcttgttatgtgttaaataggatgcttattaggccaNNNNNNNNNNNNNNNNNNNNNNNNNNNNNNNNNNNNNNNNNNNNNNNNNNNNNNNNNNNNNNNNNNNNNNNNNNNNNNNNNNNNNNNNNNNNNNNNNNNNNNNNNNNNNNNNNNNNNNNNNNNNNNNNNNNNNNNNNNNNNNNNNNNNNNNNNNNNNNNNNNNNNNNNNNNNNNNNNNNNNNNNNNNNNNNNNNNNNNNNNNNNNNNNNNNNNNNNNNNNNNNNNNNNNNNNNNNNNNNNNNNNNNNNNNNNNNNNNNNNNNNNNNNNNNNNNNNNNNNNNNNNNNNNNNNNNNNNNNNNNNNNNNNNNNNNNNNNNNNNNNNNNNNNNNNNNNNNNNNNNNNNNNNNNNNNNNNNNNNNNNNNNNNNNNNNNNNNNNNNNNNNNNNNNNNNNNNNNNNNNNNNNNNNNNNNNNNNNNNNNNNNNNNNNNNNNNNNNNNNNNNNNNNNNNNNNNNNNNNNNNNNNNNNNNNNNNNNNNNNNNNNNNNNNNNNNNNNNNNNNNNNNNNNNNNNNNNNNNNNNNNNNNNNNNNNNNNNNNNNNNNNNNNNNNNNNNNNNNNNNNNNNNNNNNNNNNNNNNNNNNNNNNNNNNNNNNNNNNNNNNNNNNNNNNNNNNNNNNNNNNNNNNNNNNNNNNNNNNNNNNNNNNNNNNNNNNNNNNNNNNNNNNNNNNNNNNNNNNNNNNNNNNNNNNNNNNNNNNNNNNNNNNNNNNNNNNNNNNNNNNNNNNNNNNNNNNNNNNNNNNNNNNNNNNNNNNNNNNNNNNNNNNNNNNNNNNNNNNNNNNNNNNNNNNNNNNNNNNNNNNNNNNNNNNNNNNNNNNNNNNNNNNNNNNNNNNNNNNNNNNNNNNNNNNNNNNNNNNNNNNNNNNNNNNNNNNNNNNNNNNNNNNNNNNNNNNNNNNNNNNNNNNNNNNNNNNNNNNNNNNNNNNNNNNNNNNNNNNNNNNNNNNNNNNNNNNNNNNNNNNNNNNNNNNNNNNNNNNNNNNNNNNNNNNNNNNNNNNNNNNNNNNNNNNNNNNNNNNNNNNNNNNNNNNNNNNNNNNNNNNNNNNNNNNNNNNNNNNNNNNNNNNNNNNNNNNNNNNNNNNNNNNNNNNNNNNNNNNNNNNNNNNNNNNNNNNNNNNNNNNNNNNNNNNNNNNNNNNNNNNNNNNNNNNNNNNNNNNNNNNNNNNNNNNNNNNNNNNNNNNNNNNNNNNNNNNNNNNNNNNNNNNNNNNNNNNNNNNNNNNNNNNNNNNNNNNNNNNNNNNNNNNNNNNNNNNNNNNNNNNNNNNNNNNNNNNNNNNNNNNNNNNNNNNNNNNNNNNNNNNNNNNNNNNNNNNNNNNNNNNNNNNNNNNNNNNNNNNNNNNNNNNNNNNNNNNNNNNNNNNNNNNNNNNNNNNNNNNNNNNNNNNNNNNNNNNNNNNNNNNNNNNNNNNNNNNNNNNNNNNNNNNNNNNNNNNNNNNNNNNNNNNNNNNNNNNNNNNNNNNNNNNNNNNNNNNNNNNNNNNNNNNNNNNNNNNNNNNNNNNNNNNNNNNNNNNNNNNNNNNNNNNNNNNNNNNNNNNNNNNNNNNNNNNNNNNNNNNNNNNNNNNNNNNNNNNNNNNNNNNNNNNNNNNNNNNNNNNNNNNNNNNNNNNNNNNNNNNNNNNNNNNNNNNNNNNNNNNNNNNNNNNNNNNNNNNNNNNNNNNNNNNNNNNNNNNNNNNNNNNNNNNNNNNNNNNNNNNNNNNNNNNNNNNNNNNNNNNNNNNNNNNNNNNNNNNNNNNNNNNNNNNNNNNNNNNNNNNNNNNNNNNNNNNNNNNNNNNNNNNNNNNNNNNNNNNNNNNNNNNNNNNNNNNNNNNNNNNNNNNNNNNNNNNNNNNNNNNNNNNNNNNNNNNNNNNNNNNNNNNNNNNNNNNNNNNNNNNNNNNNNNNNNNNNNNNNNNNNNNNNNNNNNNNNNNNNNNNNNNNNNNNNNNNNNNNNNNNNNNNNNNNNNNNNNNNNNNNNNNNNNNNNNNNNNNNNNNNNNNNNNNNNNNNNNNNNNNNNNNNNNNNNNNNNNNNNNNNNNNNNNNNNNNNNNNNNNNNNNNNNNNNNNNNNNNNNNNNNNNNNNNNNNNNNNNNNNNNNNNNNNNNNNNNNNNNNNNNNNNNNNNNNNNNNNNNNNNNNNNNNNNNNNNNNNNNNNNNNNNNNNNNNNNNNNNNNNNNNNNNNNNNNNNNNNNNNNNNNNNNNNNNNNNNNNNNNNNNNNNNNNNNNNNNNNNNNNNNNNNNNNNNNNNNNNNNNNNNNNNNNNNNNNNNNNNNNNNNNNNNNNNNNNNNNNNNNNNNNNNNNNNNNNNNNNNNNNNNNNNNNNNNNNNNNNNNNNNNNNNNNNNNNNNNNNNNNNNNNNNNNNNNNNNNNNNNNNNNNNNNNNNNNNNNNNNNNNNNNNNNNNNNNNNNNNNNNNNNNNNNNNNNNNNNNNNNNNNNNNNNNNNNNNNNNNNNNNNNNNNNNNNNNNNNNNNNNNNNNNNNNNNNNNNNNNNNNNNNNNNNNNNNNNNNNNNNNNNNNNNNNNNNNNNNNNNNNNNNNNNNNNNNNNNNNNNNNNNNNNNNNNNNNNNNNNNNNNNNNNNNNNNNNNNNNNNNNNNNNNNNNNNNNNNNNNNNNNNNNNNNNNNNNNNNNNNNNNNNNNNNNNNNNNNNNNNNNNNNNNNNNNNNNNNNNNNNNNNNNNNNNNNNNNNNNNNNNNNNNNNNNNNNNNNNNNNNNNNNNNNNNNNNNNNNNNNNNNNNNNNNNNNNNNNNNNNNNNNNNNNNNNNNNNNNNNNNNNNNNNNNNNNNNNNNNNNNNNNNNNNNNNNNNNNNNNNNNNNNNNNNNNNNNNNNNNNNNNNNNNNNNNNNNNNNNNNNNNNNNNNNNNNNNNNNNNNNNNNNNNNNNNNNNNNNNNNNNNNNNNNNNNNNNNNNNNNNNNNNNNNNNNNNNNNNNNNNNNNNNNNNNNNNNNNNNNNNNNNNNNNNNNNNNNNNNNNNNNNNNNNNNNNNNNNNNNNNNNNNNNNNNNNNNNNNNNNNNNNNNNNNNNNNNNNNNNNNNNNNNNNNNNNNNNNNNNNNNNNNNNNNNNNNNNNNNNNNNNNNNNNNNNNNNNNNNNNNNNNNNNNNNNNNNNNNNNNNNNNNNNNNNNNNNNNNNNNNNNNNNNNNNNNNNNNNNNNNNNNNNNNNNNNNNNNNNNNNNNNNNNNNNNNNNNNNNNNNNNNNNNNNNNNNNNNNNNNNNNNNNNNNNNNNNNNNNNNNNNNNNNNNNNNNNNNNNNNNNNNNNNNNNNNNNNNNNNNNNNNNNNNNNNNNNNNNNNNNNNNNNNNNNNNNNNNNNNNNNNNNNNNNNNNNNNNNNNNNNNNNNNNNNNNNNNNNNNNNNNNNNNNNNNNNNNNNNNNNNNNNNNNNNNNNNNNNNNNNNNNNNNNNNNNNNNNNNNNNNNNNNNNNNNNNNNNNNNNNNNNNNNNNNNNNNNNNNNNNNNNNNNNNNNNNNNNNNNNNNNNNNNNNNNNNNNNNNNNNNNNNNNNNNNNNNNNNNNNNNNNNNNNNNNNNNNNNNNNNNNNNNNNNNNNNNNNNNNNNNNNNNNNNNNNNNNNNNNNNNNNNNNNNNNNNNNNNNNNNNNNNNNNNNNNNNNNNNNNNNNNNNNNNNNNNNNNNNNNNNNNNNNNNNNNNNNNNNNNNNNNNNNNNNNNNNNNNNNNNNNNNNNNNNNNNNNNNNNNNNNNNNNNNNNNNNNNNNNNNNNNNNNNNNNNNNNNNNNNNNNNNNNNNNNNNNNNNNNNNNNNNNNNNNNNNNNNNNNNNNNNNNNNNNNNNNNNNNNNNNNNNNNNNNNNNNNNNNNNNNNNNNNNNNNNNNNNNNNNNNNNNNNNNNNNNNNNNNNNNNNNNNNNNNNNNNNNNNNNNNNNNNNNNNNNNNNNNNNNNNNNNNNNNNNNNNNNNNNNNNNNNNNNNNNNNNNNNNNNNNNNNNNNNNNNNNNNNNNNNNNNNNNNNNNNNNNNNNNNNNNNNNNNNNNNNNNNNNNNNNNNNNNNNNNNNNNNNNNNNNNNNNNNNNNNNNNNNNNNNNNNNNNNNNNNNNNNNNNNNNNNNNNNNNNNNNNNNNNNNNNNNNNNNNNNNNNNNNNNNNNNNNNNNNNNNNNNNNNNNNNNNNNNNNNNNNNNNNNNNNNNNNNNNNNNNNNNNNNNNNNNNNNNNNNNNNNNNNNNNNNNNNNNNNNNNNNNNNNNNNNNNNNNNNNNNNNNNNNNNNNNNNNNNNNNNNNNNNNNNNNNNNNNNNNNNNNNNNNNNNNNNNNNNNNNNNNNNNNNNNNNNNNNNNNNNNNNNNNNNNNNNNNNNNNNNNNNNNNNNNNNNNNNNNNNNNNNNNNNNNNNNNNNNNNNNNNNNNNNNNNNNNNNNNNNNNNNNNNNNNNNNNNCCCTTGCTTgatcttgtgaaaggagaggctcgcgtatcgtgtgtcgatagtcggagcagactctcttcaagttagcaaggtactctgcctagtcttgtgaaaggagaagctcgcgaatcgttggtcgattgccggagcggttctcttcaagttggtagagtggttcttttcgtttTATTCTTGTACATTTGATTGTAACCTGTTAAACcaattttagtggaactgttaatcactatttgtagtgattaacgactggacgtagattctgttgaatcgaaccagtataaaaatatctgtgtgatttttctattccctacacttattttatttaacgcacatcaactgtttgattaattttctaaaagaaaaattacttttgtaaaaagggccaaaatcgtttcaactgtgacctaatacgctttacgctctctgtgttttaattccgctgcgttttcctcttcgaaaattacccccttcGATACCAACAGAAGCTACACCACACCAGGAAGCACCACACCAGCAATCTGTACCAGACCAATAAGCTATACCACACCAGGAATCTCAGATTACTCAACAAACCCAACCAGATCAAACAACAACACCAATTTAGATTGTCTTAGTTTGTAGTTTGGATATGTAGCTGTCATGTATTTTGGATgatatttgatgtattttggataatatttgatgtattttggttgacttCAAATGTATTTTGGTTAACAACAGGTACATCTTTAGATTGGTCTgagttgtttcttaacaacaaCATCACTTTACATTGCTCTGTGTACTTTGACCTTGaacatcatatttatattacaaagaCCTTTATATGAAAGCAGATTCTGATTATCATTTTTCAATTGCTTTGTACTTTTATATTGCTTTGTACATTTTACAAGTTTATGGAAGCATATTCTGATATCATCAACTTCAAGTgagaaacattataatataaccAACTTAAAGTAACACAATATAACCAAGTGCATTAGAACCTCAATGTCATTCATTACAACCTGATTACAACCAACACTCTGATTACAACCTCAATCTCATCCATTACAATATAACCAAGTTATTCATCACAAAATGTGACAGATACACtacttcaaaaaaattaaaacatacgACATACAAGGATGATGATAATCAACCCCATCATACATAACATGGATATTAAGACCTTCTCCCTTTTCTGACAAACCAAAAGTGATCTCTCCAAATTAATGATCTTTCTCCTTTGCCATCCAATTGTAGTATCCCTTTCATCTCCGATATCTTCAGTGTgccatttgaagaaattacatCCTCCCACTTCTTCATAATGAGTCCGCTTGTAATTAGGGCAGCCCCAAAAATGCTTTCCCTGGTTCTTAGGAGTTTTTGCCACTCTCAATACAGCAAGCTCTCCACAATAGCACATTTGGCTGCCAACCATTCCTCTTGATGATGAAGCACCATGAGAGCTCCCCCATGAGCAAGAGGAACATTGATTCTTTGTCATTGCCTCTcgaaaaaatgaaataatacttCATCCAGCTCAAGAAAACAACCTCAATCACCAAAAAGAACCCCAAACAGAGAACACCCCAACACCAGATCCCGTGGTTATGGTACGCACCTAACAAAAACAGAAACCAACTTCCTTACCTTAGGGCACACACTTCAAACGAAGAATAGATGTTGATGCTCATGTCTGACAACGAAGAACAACCCTTGTCTGACAACGAGGAACTTTTACCATCAAGCCTCAACTCAAATCGTTCACCTCAACAGCTCCTTCACCTAACCTGCTTCCATCCACATGAATATCTATCTTAGGGCAAGCACGACCACGACCatcaacaatatataatttttattccatTCAAAGTGTATTATCTTATCTGTCTTCCTATATAACATCCTTTTGCCACGTTTCATAACTTCTTTGCCACATCATACCAACGTTTAACGCCGTTCTTACGCTGTTAACGGGTGAGacttatttgaaatatttttttcaacttagGGACCAATTGTTGACATTGGTGAAAtagggaactaaactgaacactcTCCTATAACTTGGAGACCAAAAAGgagtttaaacaaaaaaatttgataattttagaaaagtattttctataaaataaagcTCAATTGActcatttatctatttataattcaagcttttaatagtaaaataatcaaatattatattaagcaTATTAGGAAAATTCAtggaagaaaagtaaaaaaaatttccaaaaaggAACCTAATTGCCCggaaataataaattcataaaatgaatTAGAGAAAAACATGGATAATtctttatttactaaaattctaaaatcGCCGTCTGTGGGAATCGAACCCACGACCACATGGTTAAAAGCCATGCGCTCTACCAGCTGAGCTAAGACGGCCCGTTGAATGCTTACGtcacatttgaaaatattaaactttaataataaacaatatatgACGACAAAGGAGAAGACCTATATAATATATTCCATGGAAGTTCAATCATCCAACCTAATTTTGTTTCTCctcttttaaatgaattaaaaaatcaattattatataaatatccaAAAACGTTAAATAACTAGTAAATAGATTTAGCATTTGAACAATGACGATTGTGAAATTAAAAGAAGTTATAATGTGTAAGAAACATAcacagtttttttaaaaaacactcAAACTTGTGGTTTtcacaattattttcattaaatttaaatcaataaaaaaatattaattaaatttaaatcaataaaaaagaaatgtatgcatattaaaaattgttatcatcactttcttttttttataaaattaattgattacatattcagaataactttaaaa
This genomic window contains:
- the LOC106752598 gene encoding uncharacterized protein LOC106752598, translated to MTKNQCSSCSWGSSHGASSSRGMVGSQMCYCGELAVLRVAKTPKNQGKHFWGCPNYKRTHYEEVGGCNFFKWHTEDIGDERDTTIGWQRRKIINLERSLLVCQKREKIAGVVLPGVV